In Gouania willdenowi chromosome 15, fGouWil2.1, whole genome shotgun sequence, one DNA window encodes the following:
- the fas gene encoding tumor necrosis factor receptor superfamily member 6 isoform X3 → MKNYTLLFRFIILFVIFLQVSQLFPRAHGSVSVGKFRRGPNPESARRRRETCPHGSYDHEGRTCCLCAAGQYLTKHCTVSPDDRKCEQCVEGTYNSHPNNQETCLPCTSCSHQNANLEVATACAVNRNTRCQCKTDHYCTSFSAGSCKVCDPCTTCGVGGIKEACADEKDTVCNEGRGKQTTTVQTNGAEDSRDIELPILPVPNIDIQPLLPDISEVLGWKVMVHVARRSPISDAAIESCKLDHQGDSQEQTLQLLKKWVEIHGRASSSELLRMLEEGGKKDKAERIRDILDKAASARSD, encoded by the exons ATGAAGAACTACACGTTACTTTTCCGGTTTATCATACTTTTTGTGATTTTCCTCCAAGTCTCACA GCTTTTTCCCAGAGCTCACGGCTCGGTGTCAGTCGGTAAATTCCGCCGTGGCCCAAATCCAGAATCAGCCCGACGGAGGAGAGAGACGTGTCCTCATGGTTCCTACGATCATGAAGGCAGAACCTGCTGCCTGTGTGCTGCTG GCCAGTACCTCACGAAGCACTGCACGGTTAGTCCAGATGATCGAAAATGTGAACAGTGCGTGGAAGGCACTTATAATAGTCACCCCAACAACCAGGAGACATGTTTGCCCTGCACCTCTTGCTCTCACCAAAATG CTAATTTAGAGGTGGCCACAGCCTGTGCCGTTAACAGGAACACAAGGTGTCAATGTAAGACTGACCATTACTGTACAAGCTTCTCTGCTGGATCGTGTAAGGTCTGTGATCCCTGTACCAC ATGTGGTGTGGGTGGCATTAAAGAAGCCTGTGCAGATGAGAAAGACACTGTCTGCAATGAAG GGAGAGGCAAACAGACAACAACAGTCCAGACAAATGGGGCTGAGGACAGTCGAGATATT GAATTGCCGATTCTTCcag ttcCAAACATTGATATCCAGCCTCTGCTGCCTGACATATCAGAAGTGCTCGGATGGAAGGTCATGGTGCACGTAGCGAGACGTAGCCCCATCTCAGATGCAGCCATAGAGTCGTGTAAACTGGACCATCAGGGTGACAGTCAGGAGCAGACGCTGCAGCTGCTGAAGAAATGGGTGGAGATTCACGGCAGAGCTTCTTCATCCGAGCTGCTCCGAATGTTGGAAGAGGGTGGAAAGAAGGACAAAGCAGAGCGAATTAGGGATATATTGGATAAAGCTGCCTCTGCCAGATCAGATtag
- the fas gene encoding tumor necrosis factor receptor superfamily member 6 isoform X1, protein MKNYTLLFRFIILFVIFLQVSQLFPRAHGSVSVGKFRRGPNPESARRRRETCPHGSYDHEGRTCCLCAAGQYLTKHCTVSPDDRKCEQCVEGTYNSHPNNQETCLPCTSCSHQNANLEVATACAVNRNTRCQCKTDHYCTSFSAGSCKVCDPCTTCGVGGIKEACADEKDTVCNEEKGVIIRIVVSLLIIGIVVPIIIFFLWKKGIIRRGRGKQTTTVQTNGAEDSRDIELPILPVPNIDIQPLLPDISEVLGWKVMVHVARRSPISDAAIESCKLDHQGDSQEQTLQLLKKWVEIHGRASSSELLRMLEEGGKKDKAERIRDILDKAASARSD, encoded by the exons ATGAAGAACTACACGTTACTTTTCCGGTTTATCATACTTTTTGTGATTTTCCTCCAAGTCTCACA GCTTTTTCCCAGAGCTCACGGCTCGGTGTCAGTCGGTAAATTCCGCCGTGGCCCAAATCCAGAATCAGCCCGACGGAGGAGAGAGACGTGTCCTCATGGTTCCTACGATCATGAAGGCAGAACCTGCTGCCTGTGTGCTGCTG GCCAGTACCTCACGAAGCACTGCACGGTTAGTCCAGATGATCGAAAATGTGAACAGTGCGTGGAAGGCACTTATAATAGTCACCCCAACAACCAGGAGACATGTTTGCCCTGCACCTCTTGCTCTCACCAAAATG CTAATTTAGAGGTGGCCACAGCCTGTGCCGTTAACAGGAACACAAGGTGTCAATGTAAGACTGACCATTACTGTACAAGCTTCTCTGCTGGATCGTGTAAGGTCTGTGATCCCTGTACCAC ATGTGGTGTGGGTGGCATTAAAGAAGCCTGTGCAGATGAGAAAGACACTGTCTGCAATGAAG AAAAGGGTGTGATCATTAGGATCGTTGTTAGTCTACTCATAATTGGGATAGTTGTTccgattattattttttttttgtggaagaAAGGAATAATCAGACGAG GGAGAGGCAAACAGACAACAACAGTCCAGACAAATGGGGCTGAGGACAGTCGAGATATT GAATTGCCGATTCTTCcag ttcCAAACATTGATATCCAGCCTCTGCTGCCTGACATATCAGAAGTGCTCGGATGGAAGGTCATGGTGCACGTAGCGAGACGTAGCCCCATCTCAGATGCAGCCATAGAGTCGTGTAAACTGGACCATCAGGGTGACAGTCAGGAGCAGACGCTGCAGCTGCTGAAGAAATGGGTGGAGATTCACGGCAGAGCTTCTTCATCCGAGCTGCTCCGAATGTTGGAAGAGGGTGGAAAGAAGGACAAAGCAGAGCGAATTAGGGATATATTGGATAAAGCTGCCTCTGCCAGATCAGATtag
- the fas gene encoding tumor necrosis factor receptor superfamily member 26 isoform X4 yields MKNYTLLFRFIILFVIFLQVSQLFPRAHGSVSVGKFRRGPNPESARRRRETCPHGSYDHEGRTCCLCAAGQYLTKHCTVSPDDRKCEQCVEGTYNSHPNNQETCLPCTSCSHQNANLEVATACAVNRNTRCQCKTDHYCTSFSAGSCKVCDPCTTCGVGGIKEACADEKDTVCNEEKGVIIRIVVSLLIIGIVVPIIIFFLWKKGIIRRGRGKQTTTVQTNGAEDSRDILTPYDGLAGIADSSSSKH; encoded by the exons ATGAAGAACTACACGTTACTTTTCCGGTTTATCATACTTTTTGTGATTTTCCTCCAAGTCTCACA GCTTTTTCCCAGAGCTCACGGCTCGGTGTCAGTCGGTAAATTCCGCCGTGGCCCAAATCCAGAATCAGCCCGACGGAGGAGAGAGACGTGTCCTCATGGTTCCTACGATCATGAAGGCAGAACCTGCTGCCTGTGTGCTGCTG GCCAGTACCTCACGAAGCACTGCACGGTTAGTCCAGATGATCGAAAATGTGAACAGTGCGTGGAAGGCACTTATAATAGTCACCCCAACAACCAGGAGACATGTTTGCCCTGCACCTCTTGCTCTCACCAAAATG CTAATTTAGAGGTGGCCACAGCCTGTGCCGTTAACAGGAACACAAGGTGTCAATGTAAGACTGACCATTACTGTACAAGCTTCTCTGCTGGATCGTGTAAGGTCTGTGATCCCTGTACCAC ATGTGGTGTGGGTGGCATTAAAGAAGCCTGTGCAGATGAGAAAGACACTGTCTGCAATGAAG AAAAGGGTGTGATCATTAGGATCGTTGTTAGTCTACTCATAATTGGGATAGTTGTTccgattattattttttttttgtggaagaAAGGAATAATCAGACGAG GGAGAGGCAAACAGACAACAACAGTCCAGACAAATGGGGCTGAGGACAGTCGAGATATT CTGACCCCGTATGATGGATTAGCAG GAATTGCCGATTCTTCcag ttcCAAACATTGA
- the fas gene encoding tumor necrosis factor receptor superfamily member 6 isoform X2 has product MKNYTLLFRFIILFVIFLQVSQAHGSVSVGKFRRGPNPESARRRRETCPHGSYDHEGRTCCLCAAGQYLTKHCTVSPDDRKCEQCVEGTYNSHPNNQETCLPCTSCSHQNANLEVATACAVNRNTRCQCKTDHYCTSFSAGSCKVCDPCTTCGVGGIKEACADEKDTVCNEEKGVIIRIVVSLLIIGIVVPIIIFFLWKKGIIRRGRGKQTTTVQTNGAEDSRDIELPILPVPNIDIQPLLPDISEVLGWKVMVHVARRSPISDAAIESCKLDHQGDSQEQTLQLLKKWVEIHGRASSSELLRMLEEGGKKDKAERIRDILDKAASARSD; this is encoded by the exons ATGAAGAACTACACGTTACTTTTCCGGTTTATCATACTTTTTGTGATTTTCCTCCAAGTCTCACA AGCTCACGGCTCGGTGTCAGTCGGTAAATTCCGCCGTGGCCCAAATCCAGAATCAGCCCGACGGAGGAGAGAGACGTGTCCTCATGGTTCCTACGATCATGAAGGCAGAACCTGCTGCCTGTGTGCTGCTG GCCAGTACCTCACGAAGCACTGCACGGTTAGTCCAGATGATCGAAAATGTGAACAGTGCGTGGAAGGCACTTATAATAGTCACCCCAACAACCAGGAGACATGTTTGCCCTGCACCTCTTGCTCTCACCAAAATG CTAATTTAGAGGTGGCCACAGCCTGTGCCGTTAACAGGAACACAAGGTGTCAATGTAAGACTGACCATTACTGTACAAGCTTCTCTGCTGGATCGTGTAAGGTCTGTGATCCCTGTACCAC ATGTGGTGTGGGTGGCATTAAAGAAGCCTGTGCAGATGAGAAAGACACTGTCTGCAATGAAG AAAAGGGTGTGATCATTAGGATCGTTGTTAGTCTACTCATAATTGGGATAGTTGTTccgattattattttttttttgtggaagaAAGGAATAATCAGACGAG GGAGAGGCAAACAGACAACAACAGTCCAGACAAATGGGGCTGAGGACAGTCGAGATATT GAATTGCCGATTCTTCcag ttcCAAACATTGATATCCAGCCTCTGCTGCCTGACATATCAGAAGTGCTCGGATGGAAGGTCATGGTGCACGTAGCGAGACGTAGCCCCATCTCAGATGCAGCCATAGAGTCGTGTAAACTGGACCATCAGGGTGACAGTCAGGAGCAGACGCTGCAGCTGCTGAAGAAATGGGTGGAGATTCACGGCAGAGCTTCTTCATCCGAGCTGCTCCGAATGTTGGAAGAGGGTGGAAAGAAGGACAAAGCAGAGCGAATTAGGGATATATTGGATAAAGCTGCCTCTGCCAGATCAGATtag
- the itprip gene encoding inositol 1,4,5-trisphosphate receptor-interacting protein, which translates to MQGAIARVCMVVTAAILNHPLLFPPENSTLPEQDEELIARMQEHEELLKMEQAKLEKELSEIDSKQDESGSEQGYSWYIWSTLCFFIFFTIEMCRIDFADTEMQPVEDEDLLFNCGSFTPMTMLLEKDSLSNFCDKCTYSSTHENWRVKEFVEGFADDLLESLRSVCDREVDLEVGDFIGVGSMFESWKVCKPLTCDLIVPFWAPYPHSFQYRLWCSADSDVCPYMQGCGNIKVTRFEETTKEDCLCGSANLGDDMLCLLHDKNDSLTVGHTPDELLCCKNTHFLAKDRVMKWFQISVTKAWGRISHKYDFEVNFHNLDAAGALKIRFPSGKFILMNIIPVVQLENTDAYFVSHFPSDSDSYPDPHWPLSLAVYEKNLLKYFTKRLPQNACHLHVLQVVSFLHRKQVGLTGKSALTNYHLKTALLHLLFITRPDVWSFESMEHRLKDLLIFVLRSLREKRLNHALIGNSKVPKDFQLPENIRKAGPMNLFRSLVLQRDLYYGTVKHFEEMLRNASVLIQEYLPNVSNGSLRHILE; encoded by the coding sequence ATGCAGGGGGCCATCGCGCGAGTGTGCATGGTGGTGACCGCCGCCATATTGAACCACCCCCTGCTCTTCCCTCCAGAAAACTCCACTCTCCCCGAGCAGGATGAGGAGCTGATAGCTCGCATGCAGGAGCATGAGGAGCTCCTGAAAATGGAGCAGGCCAAGCTGGAGAAAGAACTTTCTGAAATAGATTCAAAGCAGGACGAATCCGGATCGGAGCAGGGTTATAGCTGGTACATCTGGAGcactctgtgtttttttatattcttcaCCATTGAGATGTGTAGGATAGATTTCGCAGACACAGAGATGCAACCAGTTGAGGATGAAGacttattatttaattgtgggTCCTTTACACCCATGACGATGCTGCTGGAGAAGGATTCCCTGAGTAACTTCTGTGATAAATGCACGTACAGCTCTACTCATGAAAACTGGAGAGTGAAGGAGTTTGTTGAGGGTTTTGCTGATGATCTCCTGGAGTCACTCAGGAGCGTCTGTGACAGGGAGGTGGACTTAGAAGTCGGGGACTTTATTGGAGTCGGAAGCATGTTCGAGTCTTGGAAGGTTTGCAAACCTCTGACGTGTGACCTCATCGTGCCTTTCTGGGCTCCGTATCCACACTCTTTCCAATATCGCCTTTGGTGCAGCGCCGACAGTGACGTTTGTCCTTACATGCAAGGCTGCGGGAACATAAAGGTGACCAGATTTGAGGAGACCACCAAAGAGGATTGTCTGTGTGGATCTGCTAACCTAGGAGACGATATGCTTTGTCTGTTGCATGACAAGAATGACTCACTCACAGTTGGCCACACTCCTGACGAATTGCTGTGCTGTAAGAACACACATTTCTTAGCCAAAGATCGAGTCATGAAGTGGTTTCAGATCTCGGTGACAAAAGCGTGGGGGCGAATCTCTCACAAATACGACTTTGAGGTCAACTTTCACAACCTGGATGCCGCTGGTGCTCTGAAGATCAGATTTCCTTCAGGAAAATTCATTTTAATGAACATCATCCCTGTGGTTCAGCTGGAGAACACAGATGCTTATTTTGTTTCCCATTTTCCATCAGACTCGGACAGCTACCCAGACCCTCACTGGCCTCTTTCACTTGCCGTCTACGAGAAGAATTTGCTCAAATATTTTACTAAACGACTGCCACAAAACGCCTGTCATTTACACGTTCTCCAGGTTGTTTCCTTCCTACACAGGAAGCAGGTGGGGCTGACGGGAAAAAGCGCACTCACAAACTATCACCTAAAGACTGCGTTGCTGCACTTGTTGTTCATTACCAGGCCTGATGTTTGGAGCTTTGAGAGTATGGAGCATAGACTGAAGGATTTGCTCATCTTTGTCCTCAGAAGTCTTCGAGAGAAAAGACTGAACCACGCGCTCATTGGGAACAGCAAAGTGCCAAAAGACTTCCAGCTTCCTGAGAACATTCGCAAAGCGGGGCCCATGAACCTGTTCAGGTCATTGGTTTTGCAGAGGGATCTTTATTATGGAACAGTCAAACACTTTGAGGAGATGTTGAGAAATGCATCAGTGTTAATACAGGAGTACTTGCCAAACGTATCCAATGGCAGTTTACGCCACATCCTAGAGTAA